gagcataaaatatgTGATTAGCCAAGTACATTGCGaggaaaaaaaaagtgaaacacACTATTTATATATTAATTTTCTTTATTGTAATACTACAATTTAGATTTTTCGTCATATAACAGGTGTATTACATTGTTTCACTATGTAAATgctttcacaaattcttatttacatgggttgtacgataaatattgtacaccgaagttaaagttaatgtaaaatgcttaaaagttaccctgGTATACGTAAaggttatctattttttactgataatatttttcattttaataaaaaatacttcttcaaaataactaataatgtataaaatttatcatttagccctttaaaatgttaatctatcaacttatattttaataatataaaagttagagaaaattgggtaaaagttagagaaaaccgggtaaaagttatgttggtgtacaataaatttattgtacacctagtgcatgcaagaccttttgaaatgTTTTTAGCTAGAGATTAtatctaattttttttcatatGAACTTTTTGAACAATTTTTTCTAGCGTACTCCTATTATTTATTACGATTAGTTGTCATaacgtaatttttaatttttataatctcgcacgcataGCGTGCATTTAAGACTAGTTTCTCAATATTCTAATGTCTAACCACGTAAACTGTTTAGGAATTACTAATACTATAATAGTTTATTTCAAACTCAAACTCATGATGAACAATTAAGTCCTCTAAAAAAATAATGGAGTATAATTTGTTAATTTAAGCACCACTTGTGGATACTCCGTACTATACCATAATAATAGGACTAAttggtttattgaagtttgaattaATTTGAATGACACTAATGATTAGATAACAATTAGTCATACTAGAGCCATTATAGGGTACAGACTGGCAGAGGTTGCAGGCATCAAATTTGATTTTACTCTATTATCACAAATTAAAATGCTCAACACATGTTTAAAATCAATGAGGTATATTGACATACTAGAGGAGTTAAGACTTAAGACTAAGCCTGTATACAATCGGTAAGTTACAAGTTCAATTCTTTCTTCCACCATGTATAATGTGTATTTCCATTTTTGGCTCATTTGAgccaaaactaaaataaaaaataaacacatgTTTAAATGAACTTAGTATATTCAATTTGTCAACTTTGTTAGTTGGAGCAACCTTAAACCATTTCAACACAAACTCAATACATTTTAGGTCTTAAACAAATTTTGTTCGCCCTAAATAAACGGGGACCTCCGTCACGAAAAAGAGCCGTATCCGTCCCAACTGATCCGTTTGATAAGTCTATCTCCACGGGACCATAACAGTAACGTCAGTGTCAAAGCGTCGGGCCGAAAGGAGGAAACTGCCCTGAAAGAAAGGGCACAACTAAACCAAAGCCTACAACTCGAAAAAGTGAGATTAGTTTTGAGGAAACTAACTGTTTAGTAGCACAGACGCAGCCCAAGTGTTCTGACAGTGGTCCAGATTCAACCCACTTGGGCTCTCATGGACAAAACTAATTGTTGTTTGTGTCCAAATCTTCCAGTTTCAAAGATCTGAACCcataatatacttcctccgaccAAATTTAATACAGTAAATCACATCAAATTTAGGATGTTTGAAAACATAATAATGTGTAGTACATTAAGGGAACAATGTCACATTTATATACCGCGAAAGCAGCATGAATAGAAGGTGATGAAGCATATAAGCAGCATGAAACCAAGTCACTTCACAGTTGGAATTCATTACACCAATCTGAACCAGAGAACAAACTGACTATTTGGGCAAAAAAGCTATACATAAAATCTTCCCTTTCTTTCTTCCGCGTTTTCTCATCTACACAGCTAAAACCTAGAAGTCTGCAGCATTGATAGTATAAACAATGAACATAACAATGAGGAAAAAATAGGGCAGTGCATGTCATTTTTCACAATTTACCACTTTCGACATCTGATCTACTCTCCTGGAAATTCAAACGGATGGGAAGAACTTGTTAAGGTTAAAGGGCAAGGAGTAGAATTCTTCACTTCTTGTGTCACCCTTGAATGATCTGAACTTGTCCCACCAATGCGCCCCTCTGTCTTTTCTGGTTGCACTGTCTTTCTTACGCAGAGTAACGTCCAAGAAAAATGCCAACACTCCCGCTACAAATGGTTCCGAGGAGAAAGGCACATTTATCATGTCGTTGAACTACATGATCCCATAAACAATCCAAATTATTACACAAAGATTAAAACAAGACAAAGATCGTGAAGCGGAAAAGGATAGTAGTTTGTACTAACCCATCTGGCATTTGTGTGGACTGGACCATATCCCTTCACTACTGTGTATTCATTGAAATATTGTGGTATAGATAAGCCCATGAAAATAGAGAAACCGAGAACGAATTTTGTTCGGAAGCTGTTTAAGTTGCAGAATTGAAGGAAACCGAGACCTGCTGAACCTGCTCAGATTGCACGATAATGAAGAAAAATCAGATGTGTTTTAGCTAGAATCATAAATAAGGAAGCTTAAAGAACGTACCAACATATGCAAAGAACAGGCAATACAAAGCTGCCACCATAGGTGCTGGAATTGAGGCAAATACAGCTCCAAATTTACCTGTCATAGTTAATCTAAACgttacaaaaataataaaaactgGAAAGAAAAACATCTGAGATAAACAAAAAATTTACCAAGTACAGAAAAGAAGATCATGAATCCTGCTGCTATTTGTACCACCCTTCGACTGCCAACACGTGTTAGAGCCAGCAAACCAGCATTCTCCCTATGTTGCAAGACAATAAGTTCATTGTCAATCTTCTAGGTTTAAGCATAATGTAAAACTACCTCAAAAAGaacaatggtaaaaaaaaatatagagcgCTAGTATGTGCATAGCATAGGATGGGTTTATCAAGTCTTACACTGATACCGATGCAGCATTGCCAGTTCCGAATAGTCCACACAAAAGAATGCCTACTCCCTGAGTCCAAGACAAGCCAGTGGAGAGGAGAGACCAAAAGAGACATAATACACACACGAGGGAGTCAGTAGCACATAGACAATAGCAGAAACTTTGATGCACTTTGCATATGGTcctatggaaaacattttcaagaTTATTATTAATCATTTTTCAAATTTATGATTTACACAAAAGTATAATCACCTGCCAACCAATTCCACGGCTAAGAATAGATGGTGGCACAGGAGTTGCACTTGCATATCTTGATACCGCAATGAAGGCACCAGTAGACTACAACAGAATAAAGGAAGAAGAAGGTGAGACAATTAATTGAGAGTGAACTACATGGTTGGGCATAGCAATAAAAGGTGAAGTGTGGTAAATTAAGAATGAACAATGATTTGCGAGGATATTATACGCATTTAAGGTTTAAGAAGTGTGTACAAACCTCCACAAGACCAACAAAGGAAGCCATCATCATTGCAAATGCTTCTCCAGCGTCAAAAGTTGGAGCTCCCCATTGAAATGGATATGGAACACTTATCCTGTACACAAGTGCAAACTGTAATACTCCGTATTCAACATTAATTTATAACCATTTGATTATTTAACCACCCAGTCCAATTATAAGAGTTTTCTAGCTAGTGTAACTCCTCTGTAGTTGGTTAAAGAGAAGTTAGGTTTAGAACAAGCTTATTTTTTAGAGCTTGGTAATTGGATTTTCCTTTTGATCCGGCATTACAGCATCTACCAATCATTATTTCCGATTTCAAGTCTACTATAGCCTAAGATGAGGAGATATTATAAACTCTGTTTCCATATACAAGAACAAGAGACAGGACCTTACCATGAAGCACCGCTTATAATTCCAGCACGATCAGTTCTGCAACTCAATTGTGTTGTTGGTGACCTGTTCTTATAAGCACCTCCAACTGTCAGTATGTGAGCATAAAGCCACACAATGGCAACGGAGAACAGGACAGCAAAGCGATCAAATATATGCCGTTCACCGCGCATCAGATGAGGTAAGTACTGCAAAGATAACCATGAACTTAAATTTACACTGATAACTATATATAATCTGTATAACTTTTAATGGCAATGCTCATAGAAGAATTATCTTCACATACaaggtaaaaaataaataagagtTATGCCATTACACATCAGAAGTTACCTGTGAAAAGATAAGCAGAATGACAATATGCGGAAGCCCTATCTCAACACATTTGGCAACCTATTCATCAAATAACATAAGGACGATATGGTTAATAACAGTCATCAGTTAACTCCTTATTAAGAAGTTTGTACATGCAGCTTTCTAGATACAAACACTTACCCCAGGAAAACCCAATTCATACAAGCCAAATCCAGTAAGAGCTACCAAAGGAACAACAGCCAAGGGACTTAAGAACCTAACAAGTACACAacacatttacaagagaagatAAGTTAGAATTCTCTGTCGCATTAGAGATACAAACATTAAAGATCTTAAACGGGTCGATAAAGAACTATGGTGCAAATTTTACATGCTTCCCAAGctataaattagaattttcggcCCATAATTATCCAATCTCATGAAGTAAAAGTTGAAAGGAAACTTTTTGGGCAAGAAAATTTTAGATTACCTTGCTACATTACGCCACAAACCACTAAATCCGAGAATAATTTGAAGGATTGAAGCAACAATAAGCGATCCTTGAATTCCCCGAATTATCCTATGAAATTTCTGCAAAATGTTCCAATTATGTAGTTAAATAGCAATCCAACAATTAATGAGCATATCTAAGCCCAAAAAGGGCAAATATCATCAGATTCATCACTCAATTACGGTTCTAGTAACCGAACCTCTTGAGGATCCGCAATGCCACTGTAACGGGCAGCCAAAACAATAGAGATTGTTGTGGGAACATAGGTATAGGAAGCCCCAATGACAGCTGGCAAACGAGTACCAAACAAGGACTGTAACAATGTGTTTATACCAGCAACAAATAGCAAGGTTTGGATCATCCTAGCTTTCTCCTCCTACAAAGAATTACCACATAACTTCAGCTTGAATTAAATACTGCAATTCGAAACCACGACAGCATAAGGAATTAAGGATGAAATAAGTACTTTTCCACCTCCCATCTGGGGAACCAAATAGGTAGGAATGAGCACAGTTGTCCCTAACATCACCAAATAATGTTGAAATCCAAGTAAAATTGCCTCGGCTGCAAAATTAGCATATTTCCAACAAACTACAATTAGCATTAACTTTCATAATCCACAAAAACATATGCAATCTATGAACAATATTCATGGGATTAATTTGTACTATATAAATCAACAAGtgcaacaacaaaataaaagtaTTGAAATGTCCAAGTGTTTGACTCCGCTATTTTGTGAAATCCATTCAATGATTTTGGTCCAAAAGTGTCCGAAAATTCATATCCATGATAAATTGTGGAGGATCCGACACTGATACTTGAGCTAAAAACTGTAAATCGCTAAAATAATGATCCCAAGTAACATACTGTAATAAAAGAGAATATCTAGGACCACTAGGCACTAGTAACAAGTAAGAATACAGATTATACAGTATATCAGAAATGAAATTAACGTGTTAAGAAGTCACAATCAAAAGGAATTAAACCCCACAACGAAATTCCAGAATTCAAAAGACAAGAGATCTTCACAATTGACTACAGGTCTACAGAAACTATTAAATACTTCatattcaaacaaaataaaaataaaaataaaatagagagAAACTAACGCCAAGGTGGTGGACTGGTAATACAGTAAGAAACCCCAGGAAGCTGATCCTTCACTGGATGCGGCTGCAGTTCATCTTGCTTTGGCTGTGGACCTGCTCCACCACCGCCGCCACCACCTCCTCCGCCTGCCATCTTCTAGAAATACCACTATCTCTCAgcgaaaaacccagaaaaaacaCCAAAATCAAGAGCAACCCCAACAAAAATAACGAGAAATCTAACAAAACCTCAGAATTTCCTAAAATCCAAACTAAAGAGGGAAAATAAAATGTAATGCAGCTTAATAAAATTGAAACTTACAATTTTGCAAAACTTGGGAAAGAAGGAAAAAGAAGACATACAAGAACTTTTGTAGGGGGGGGTGGAAATGGTGTGGGCTCACTTTTGAAGAGGACCCCACTTTGTTGTGAGATTAAGGGGAGCCAATGGTGtgaaaatggagagagaaaaagtGAGAATTCATTGATGAATTAGGGAGAAGGGTGGGCTGATCGAGTTTAGTAGTCCAAAAAGCAAAGAAAAGCAAACCAACATTGGAAAAAAATTGTATACCTCTCTGCACCCCCAAGGaatcattgttctttttttcaaTTACCTAAATTTAATGCCTAATTATGGTGATAAATTTGAGAAtaagtgttttttttattacatACGGGTAACGGAGTAGGAAATAATTTTGACCAGTCTTTTTTTAATGATCTTATAAATATATGAAATGTGATATTGCATATTGTGATAAATAATAATGGACACGCAATTTAAACCCTAAATTTAATTTGTCACATCTCGAGTTTTgatcatttaaaatatttatcggatttatttatttagaaaAATGTACTACTCGTActacatactccgtattagacCGCTAACTAAAAAATTTAAATAGCTTGACAAACAAGCCTAGTGAGTAGTGAATGAACTGCTCTAGTACGTATACGTAACATACAATATTCAACAATTGATTGGGAAACAAACCAACATAGAGTTGGCTCAAGTGGTAAGCAGCTTGATGCCGCTTAACGGATGTCTCGAGTTCGAGTCTCGCCGTATGCAGAAACTCTTGTTGGGAGACTCACCCACCATAAGCAAGGTGTGCGACACGGATCGATCCGGATATAGTCGGGGGCATGGGCGGATGCATAGTGTAAGCTGGGTAGACAAATGTCTACCCagtttttttaattgaaaaatcattttaatAGGCTGagtttaaaaaaagaaaaataaaacacaAATTTGTTCAATATAAGAGTCGATCGAACCATGGCCAAAGGGGGCAATATCATTGCTAGATTTCCTTGCTAACCACTCTAGCAACTTGCCTTTATGTTTCTATGTTgcatattaaatatataaacCTTATGTTTAGTTCGTCCAGTATTTGAAAttccattttttatttttatttttttcgggAATGACACGTCATATTCTAATCTGATTTTTTAATTTCTacttattatatttttaaagTTTTGTTGTTATTTGCTTCTATaacacggagtactccgtatacatTTATCTTGTATAATCTTTAAAATCTTACAATTTATAAAATAAGAGTGAACGGTGAAATTGGTAAATGTTATGTAAACATTGTAATAGTACTCCGCAAATTGTCATTTTCATTgtatctttttaaaaaaaaattatagtttCTATTTCTTTTAAAAGTGGCTACCCTGTTTCAAAATCTTGGATACGCCACTGGTCGAGGGTAAGCTCCGATGAACCGGGTGTGCTATGCGTTAAAAAGATTGGGAAACAAAACCGTTGATTGTTGACAATATTATGCGCGAAATAAGATGTACTTTGAATAACATCCATACTTATATTATGCTCCACTAACTCAATAAGTATATTTTCTTGATCCAACGTTTGCAACATTATCATTTCTAATCATACCAATGACCAATCATGTTATAATATTAGATATTAGAGCAtgtttttatatagttttttaaTAATTGAAATGGAACCACGATTTTCATTACCTAATGCATGTTTAAGATGAGAGGTGTGTTAACACAATTCATTTCATAATTAAGGATAACTATTGTTAACATTTGTTACTTTTCTCAACTCTATGATGACGGAATTGGTATATTCTCCTCGATCCCCAATATGATACAAATGATTCATTTTCTAAGTAACTAGATAATGTCTTAAATTCTCCATTTGTGCTAAAGCATGCATgtttaatacggagtagttcGTACTTCAAGTAGCTAGGTAACTAATGTCCAAAACTCTTTTTTGtgctaattattaattaatatatctTCTTTGTGTCATTCCCATTTTATTAGATGCCTGACCCGGACTTGTTTAACATGTCTAATATCTTCATTTTGCACTTCGTATTCCATATATAGGAATCCATACCTTTATATTAGACTTTTCTTTATttgatttcttattttttttttctttttcccctTCAATTACGTAAAGAAAAAGTTAGCTAAAAGCTATGCATCTCCGACACCGTCACATATACTCCCTCTTTTCTGCTTAGTAGTATGTTACTGCGCtgctaagaaaaaaaaaatacttcgtaGTAAAAGTAAAGTATAAATTTAGGTGTATTATTTACAGTTGAGGTAACAGTAATGTTGATCCCATGGAACACTCCTTTACACTCAGGTCAAGAAAGAGCAAGTAAAAGATCGAACTTGTTTTACACTTTTACCTTTACAATGAGTAAAATAGGAGTATATAATCGAAAAGGCTACATATACCCTCAGGGTATGAACCGTATGATACCCTTGACTGTGATTGgtctaaaattttaaatatataatcgTATGTACGGGCTTTATTTATGTTCTTCCCCCGCTCCGATACTACAGAGGTTGTTTTTTCTCATATCAAATATGTgtggaaacacacatatcaactaaaagacaaatagctaaaagacaaaaaaggaagtaccattcatgtaaaaaaaagtaccattctgtaaaaaaaaagtactatttttgttttaaaaagtactaccatttaatttattttttgttcttttttctattttgtcttttgttctgatatgtatttgcccaTACATATTTGATATGCGCTTGTACTTCCTCGATACTACATGCCTTCTGTTTTTACTTTGCCAGATTTCAGTAAATTGTTCTGGCGGAGTTACTTTTCTAATCCTCGAGGCTGTCGGGCCGGAATATATATAGTTACAACGACAATCAAATTTGTATAGAAGGAGTATTCATCTTATGTTATAAGGAAAAAAAACTATTGTATGATCGAGACAATTAAATAATGATTAAAAGAGTGTAAAGGTAAAGCACGTGAGGGGGAATAAGGAAATCCTCAACTTCAAAGAGCCCCTAATAGGATTGATCTCACAACCGCATCAGATCGAACTGTTACCACTAAGGCAAGTCTTGCTTGATATGTAaagataaaaaatttaaaattgaatattactacaaaataattaaattcataTGAGTACATATGTAATACGAAGTAACAATATTTAATGTACGAACGAAGCAAGAGTGTGGATTGGAGATTACAACATGATTCTAACATAATGTCGAGAATTCGAGATCAAGAGAGGTCACACAACTAACATGCACAAGTATACGCTGTACAGTTTGGAATGAGTGAGTAAGTGAGTACGTAAGTGAGTGTAGCCAAGTATTCGatctactaattaattaattaattcattaatattGTTGCTGCTTTTTGGAAAGCATTCTGCCTTTCACGTTGCGCCTTCGTTGCATATCATCAGCATGATTTGCTTTCTTCTtactatatattatatatatatgttgCTTTTCCATGGGTTCTTATATCATGCATATCTCACTTTTATTTCTAATCATCTTCAACCACAacatggatgatgatgatgatgatgatgatgacgacgACGACGACGACGACGACTACTCATTCTCTTGATCTTTGTAcgtttaatactttaattagcGAGTACTACATATATGATCACCAATAATTACTGTAAGAAAACGACTTAAACAAAAGGTAAGAAAATCAACTAGGAATACTCTTAATTAAGTAAGAAACGACTTAAACAAAAGGTAAGATTATCAATTAGGATTAGTCTTAATTAAGCGAATCTCTATTAGTCTATTCTAGGAAGATTAATAAGTGAGTAATTTTTTTTCAAGGAAGGAAAATAATACATAGCACATTAGAAGCCTTTTGTTCGGAGTCACTCCTAATAAATCACTACTAAAAAAACATTTTCATTCGAGGGTAACTTCTAAGAAATCACTACTGAGAATTGAAAGTATTCCTGTGTCTCACTTCGCTTTACATACTCCAGACAATCCCAAATAAACCAACACTTGAAGTTAAAGCAACGAATTTTTTCCAATATCGGTATCCGATCCTAATATGAATATTCATCATGGAATCGGACCCAAACTTCAAACCTACCCACAATTCCAAATTGTTCCCTAATCAAGAGCTAGAAGAGTACGCAAAGGGAGAAAGTGGTTCACATAAATACATTTTCTACCATGAAGAATCTAGTAATCTAACTACTGAAAACATAGTCCAAATGTTATATGTTCGCTAGATTCATATTTCTCTCGTAGATTTCAGTGGTAAAATGTTAGGAATCGGGGTTTACGAATAGAAAATAATAATTCAGGGACTCCttagagaaaaaagaaaaaacacaaCGTTTTTACTTTTTAGTAACACTGTAACATGGTGACATAGTGAATTGGTAATAAATTTTTAAACTCCTCTGTTTTCCTCCTCTccccattttttttcttttcaaattaTTCTGAAACGACGTCTTTTTACCTTTCCCAACATCTCATCCTTATTTCTATGGGGATAAATCTGGACTGACAAAGGAAGGGGAGCGTAAACAGAAGAGACATATGTGACATTAAACAAAACAATTTTCCAAGCCATTTTTGAGACTACAATTACTTTTATAAGATCTTCGATTGATGCCACCCCTCTTGACATGAGCTATAAGAAGAAATAATGCGTGAAAATCAGCATTC
This sequence is a window from Spinacia oleracea cultivar Varoflay chromosome 1, BTI_SOV_V1, whole genome shotgun sequence. Protein-coding genes within it:
- the LOC110782897 gene encoding nucleobase-ascorbate transporter 7 isoform X1, coding for MSSFSFFPKFCKIKMAGGGGGGGGGGAGPQPKQDELQPHPVKDQLPGVSYCITSPPPWPEAILLGFQHYLVMLGTTVLIPTYLVPQMGGGKEEKARMIQTLLFVAGINTLLQSLFGTRLPAVIGASYTYVPTTISIVLAARYSGIADPQEKFHRIIRGIQGSLIVASILQIILGFSGLWRNVARFLSPLAVVPLVALTGFGLYELGFPGVAKCVEIGLPHIVILLIFSQYLPHLMRGERHIFDRFAVLFSVAIVWLYAHILTVGGAYKNRSPTTQLSCRTDRAGIISGASWISVPYPFQWGAPTFDAGEAFAMMMASFVGLVESTGAFIAVSRYASATPVPPSILSRGIGWQGVGILLCGLFGTGNAASVSVENAGLLALTRVGSRRVVQIAAGFMIFFSVLGKFGAVFASIPAPMVAALYCLFFAYVGSAGLGFLQFCNLNSFRTKFVLGFSIFMGLSIPQYFNEYTVVKGYGPVHTNARWFNDMINVPFSSEPFVAGVLAFFLDVTLRKKDSATRKDRGAHWWDKFRSFKGDTRSEEFYSLPFNLNKFFPSV
- the LOC110782897 gene encoding nucleobase-ascorbate transporter 7 isoform X2, with the translated sequence MAGGGGGGGGGGAGPQPKQDELQPHPVKDQLPGVSYCITSPPPWPEAILLGFQHYLVMLGTTVLIPTYLVPQMGGGKEEKARMIQTLLFVAGINTLLQSLFGTRLPAVIGASYTYVPTTISIVLAARYSGIADPQEKFHRIIRGIQGSLIVASILQIILGFSGLWRNVARFLSPLAVVPLVALTGFGLYELGFPGVAKCVEIGLPHIVILLIFSQYLPHLMRGERHIFDRFAVLFSVAIVWLYAHILTVGGAYKNRSPTTQLSCRTDRAGIISGASWISVPYPFQWGAPTFDAGEAFAMMMASFVGLVESTGAFIAVSRYASATPVPPSILSRGIGWQGVGILLCGLFGTGNAASVSVENAGLLALTRVGSRRVVQIAAGFMIFFSVLGKFGAVFASIPAPMVAALYCLFFAYVGSAGLGFLQFCNLNSFRTKFVLGFSIFMGLSIPQYFNEYTVVKGYGPVHTNARWFNDMINVPFSSEPFVAGVLAFFLDVTLRKKDSATRKDRGAHWWDKFRSFKGDTRSEEFYSLPFNLNKFFPSV